A portion of the Novosphingobium sp. KA1 genome contains these proteins:
- a CDS encoding GreA/GreB family elongation factor, with translation MSVAFRRDGDEEHLEPKFEVPIPPGPNLVTAAGRALINTRIAALEAEIPALTDETALNAAKRDLRYWRKRLATADVQPAPSGDRAMFGHHVRFALNGKEREVHIVGHDEADPAKGALAFTAPLARALLGAEVGEFVDFNGQEEAIEVLALRA, from the coding sequence ATGAGTGTCGCTTTCCGGCGCGACGGGGACGAGGAGCATCTCGAGCCCAAGTTCGAAGTGCCGATCCCGCCGGGACCGAACCTCGTCACCGCCGCAGGCCGCGCCCTGATCAACACCCGCATCGCCGCGCTGGAGGCCGAAATCCCGGCCCTCACCGACGAAACCGCGCTCAATGCCGCCAAGCGCGACTTGCGCTACTGGCGCAAGCGCCTCGCGACGGCGGACGTGCAGCCAGCGCCTTCCGGCGACCGGGCGATGTTCGGGCACCATGTCCGCTTCGCCCTCAACGGCAAGGAGCGCGAGGTGCACATCGTCGGCCATGACGAGGCCGATCCCGCCAAGGGCGCGCTGGCCTTTACCGCCCCGCTCGCCCGTGCCTTGCTCGGCGCGGAAGTCGGCGAATTCGTCGATTTCAATGGGCAGGAAGAGGCTATCGAGGTGCTTGCTCTGCGCGCTTGA
- a CDS encoding DEAD/DEAH box helicase, whose translation MTFSQLPQPLADALTAQGYEALTPVQAAVSEAEARGRDLVVSAQTGSGKTVAFGIAMSDELLADGSIPYAEAPLALAIAPTRELAQQVSRELEWLYGKTGARIVTCVGGMDPVRERKALERGATIVVGTPGRLRDHLERGKLDLSALRVVVLDEADEMLDMGFREDLEEMLDAMPESRRTLLFSATMPRPIEALARRYQTDALRISTISENRGHGDISYQAVTVAPADVENAVVNLLRLHDAETAILFCATRDNVKHLHSTLTERGFSAVALSGEHSQNERNNALQALRDKRARVCVATDVAARGIDLPSLTLVIHVEIPRDAETLQHRSGRTGRAGKKGTAVLIVPFPRRRRVEGMLRGARIEAEWVAAPTPDVIRAADRGRLMEKLLAPVEADEEDREIAREILEKVSAEDLAAALVRAHRAAMPQPEELIGNSPEAREARQRPGFDDVVWFTMDVGRQQHADPRWILPLLCRRGHVTRNAVGQIRIMANETYFQIPRAQAEQFVRAVERTANDDSGDVENTIRIVQAQDTPREVARERRREGPQGRGRKPHGGREEGGRGGYEGQRYQPRPTGGARPERSGGGGKPFHKKPKKGNW comes from the coding sequence ATGACTTTTTCACAGCTCCCCCAGCCCCTTGCCGACGCCCTCACGGCGCAGGGCTACGAGGCCCTGACCCCCGTTCAGGCCGCCGTTTCGGAAGCCGAAGCGCGCGGGCGCGACCTCGTGGTTTCCGCGCAGACCGGCTCGGGCAAGACCGTCGCTTTCGGCATCGCCATGAGCGACGAACTGCTGGCGGACGGTTCCATCCCTTACGCCGAGGCGCCGCTGGCCCTCGCCATTGCCCCCACGCGCGAACTGGCGCAGCAGGTCAGCCGCGAGCTTGAATGGCTCTACGGCAAGACCGGCGCGCGCATCGTCACTTGCGTCGGCGGCATGGACCCGGTGCGTGAGCGCAAGGCGCTCGAACGCGGTGCGACGATCGTCGTCGGCACGCCGGGCCGTCTGCGCGACCATCTGGAACGCGGCAAGCTCGACCTCTCGGCGCTGCGCGTCGTCGTGCTCGACGAAGCCGACGAGATGCTCGACATGGGCTTCCGCGAAGACCTGGAAGAAATGCTCGACGCGATGCCGGAGAGCCGCCGCACGCTGCTGTTCTCGGCCACGATGCCGCGCCCGATCGAGGCGCTGGCCCGCCGCTACCAGACCGATGCGCTGCGCATCTCGACGATCAGCGAGAACCGCGGCCACGGCGACATTTCCTATCAGGCCGTCACCGTTGCCCCGGCCGACGTCGAGAACGCGGTGGTCAACCTTCTGCGCCTTCACGACGCCGAAACTGCGATCCTGTTCTGCGCCACGCGCGACAATGTGAAGCACCTGCACTCGACGCTGACCGAGCGCGGCTTCTCAGCCGTGGCGCTTTCGGGTGAACACTCGCAGAACGAGCGTAACAACGCGCTTCAGGCGCTGCGCGACAAGCGCGCCCGCGTCTGCGTCGCCACCGACGTCGCCGCGCGCGGTATCGATCTTCCCTCGCTCACGCTCGTCATCCACGTGGAAATCCCGCGCGATGCCGAAACGCTGCAGCACCGTTCGGGCCGCACCGGCCGCGCCGGCAAGAAGGGCACGGCCGTGCTCATCGTGCCGTTCCCGCGCCGTCGCCGCGTCGAAGGCATGCTGCGCGGTGCGCGCATCGAGGCCGAATGGGTGGCCGCGCCGACCCCCGACGTCATCCGCGCCGCCGACCGTGGCCGCCTGATGGAAAAGCTGCTTGCCCCGGTCGAGGCTGACGAGGAAGATCGCGAGATCGCCCGCGAAATCCTCGAGAAGGTGAGCGCCGAGGATCTGGCCGCCGCACTGGTTCGCGCCCACCGCGCCGCCATGCCGCAGCCGGAAGAACTCATCGGCAACAGCCCCGAGGCCCGCGAGGCGCGCCAGCGTCCCGGTTTCGACGACGTGGTATGGTTCACCATGGACGTGGGCCGTCAGCAGCACGCCGATCCGCGCTGGATCCTGCCGCTGCTGTGCCGCCGTGGTCATGTTACCCGCAACGCGGTCGGCCAGATCCGCATCATGGCCAACGAGACCTACTTCCAGATCCCGCGCGCGCAGGCCGAACAGTTCGTTCGCGCCGTCGAGCGTACGGCGAATGACGATAGCGGCGATGTGGAGAACACCATCCGCATCGTGCAGGCGCAGGACACCCCGCGCGAAGTCGCCCGCGAACGTCGGCGCGAAGGCCCGCAGGGCCGCGGTCGCAAGCCGCATGGCGGCCGTGAGGAAGGTGGTCGTGGCGGCTATGAGGGCCAGCGCTACCAGCCGCGCCCGACCGGCGGTGCCCGTCCCGAGCGCAGTGGCGGCGGCGGCAAGCCGTTCCACAAGAAGCCGAAGAAGGGCAACTGGTAA